A genomic window from Nicotiana sylvestris chromosome 11, ASM39365v2, whole genome shotgun sequence includes:
- the LOC138880950 gene encoding uncharacterized protein has protein sequence MITRKITLIESKEEFWFSTIYGLHTIEQRRNMWEELTQLYMELKGPWIAMGDYNAIQSWKDRYNENPVMEAEIRDFNDFLENTGMTELRYVGREFTWTNSHVHSKVDRALVNDGWMMNMRQLEVVVQDPLFSDHTPLCLYFEQEQQNSPKPFKFFNNFAEHKEFEDIVKATWERNIQGPTMKRIWLKLKRLKNGLKQLHQEEYSKIHEKITLIRESYRGCRC, from the coding sequence ATGATCACAAGGAAGATTACTTTAATTGAGAGCAAGGAAGAATTCTGGTTTTCAACAATATATGGGTTGCACACTATTGAACAAAGAAGGAACATGTGGGAGGAGTTAACACAGTTGTATATGGAGCTAAAGGGACCTTGGATTGCAATGGGTGACTATAATGCAATACAAAGTTGGAAAGATAGGTACAATGAGAACCCTGTTATGGAAGCAGAGATAAGGGATTTCAATGATTTCTTAGAAAATACAGGAATGACAGAACTTAGATATGTTGGGAGGGAATTTACATGGACAAATAGTCATGTACATAGCAAAGTAGATAGAGCACTAGTAAATGATGGATGGATGATGAATATGAGGCAATTGGAGGTGGTGGTGCAGGACCCTTTGTTTTCTGACCATACACCTTTGTGTCTTTATTTTGAGCAGGAACAACAGAACAGTCCAAAACCTTTTAAATTTTTCAACAACTTTGCTGAGCACAAGGAATTTGAAGACATAGTTAAAGCAACATGGGAGAGGAACATACAAGGACCAACAATGAAAAGAATCTGGCTGAAGCTTAAAAGACTTAAGAATGGGCTGAAGCAACTGCATCAAGAGGAGTATAGCAAAATTCATGAGAAGATCACACTCATAAGGGAGAGTTACAGAGGATGCAGATGCTAA
- the LOC104247524 gene encoding ADP-ribosylation factor-like protein 2: protein MGLLSIIRKIKRKEKEMRILMVGLDNSGKTTIVLKINGEDTSVISPTLGFNIKTIMYQKYTLNIWDVGGQKTIRSYWRNYFEQTDGLVWVVDSSDLRRLDDCKYELHNLLKEERLSGASLLIFANKQDIQGALSPDEIAKVLNLEAMDNSRHWRIVGCSAYTGDGLLDGFDWLVQDIASRIYMLD from the exons ATGGGACTTCTCAGCATTATTCGAAAGATCAagcgaaaagaaaaggaaatgcgCATCCTTATGGT GGGTCTTGACAACTCTGGTAAAACAAccatagttttgaaaataaatgGGGAAGACACAAGTGTCATCAGTCCGACCCTTGGCTTCAACATCAAAACTATCATGTATCAGAA GTATACCCTCAATATTTGGGATGTCGGGGGTCAGAAAACGATTCGTTCTTATTGGAGAAACTACTTTGAGCAAACTGATGGCTTGGTGTGGGTTGTGGATAGTTCTGATCTGAGAAGGCTAGATGACTGCAAATACGAGCTACATAATCTTCTGAAAGAAGAG AGGCTATCAGGAGCATCGTTATTGATATTTGCAAATAAGCAGGACATACAAGGCGCTCTTTCTCCGGATGAAATAGCAAAA GTGCTTAACCTGGAGGCCATGGATAATAGCCGGCACTGGAGAATCGTGGGATGTAGTGCATACACCGGAGACGGGCTACTTGACGGATTTGATTGGCTGGTACAAGACATTGCATCACGGATCTATATGCTTGATTGA